A portion of the Parambassis ranga chromosome 22, fParRan2.1, whole genome shotgun sequence genome contains these proteins:
- the tmem229b gene encoding transmembrane protein 229b — MVTMETPEAPVPLTALSRWYLYAIHGYFCEVMFTAAWEFVVNCNWKFPGVTSVWALFIYGTCILIVEQMYLKLRGRCPVLLRCIIYTLWTYLWEFGTGLLLRQFNACPWDYSEFRYNFMGLITAEYAVPWFCASFIVERLVIRKTLRLRFHEGPEDGWSNHRSDAGGGGSGRRRERSRGAGNDANGYLKGE; from the coding sequence atGGTGACCATGGAAACCCCAGAGGCTCCTGTTCCTCTCACAGCACTGTCGCGCTGGTACCTCTACGCCATCCACGGCTACTTCTGCGAGGTGATGTTCACCGCCGCCTGGGAGTTTGTGGTCAATTGCAACTGGAAGTTTCCCGGCGTGACCAGTGTGTGGGCGCTCTTCATCTACGGCACCTGCATCCTCATCGTGGAACAGATGTACCTGAAGCTGCGCGGCCGCTGCCCAGTGCTGCTGCGCTGCATCATCTACACCTTATGGACGTACCTGTGGGAGTTCGGTACGGGGCTGCTGCTGCGCCAGTTCAACGCCTGCCCCTGGGACTACTCCGAGTTCCGTTACAACTTCATGGGATTGATCACTGCTGAGTACGCCGTGCCGTGGTTCTGCGCCTCCTTCATCGTGGAGCGTCTGGTCATCCGCAAAACGCTGCGGCTACGCTTCCATGAGGGGCCTGAGGATGGTTGGTCAAACCACCGGTCGGATGCTGGGGGTGGAGGAAgtgggagaagaagagagaggagcagaggggcAGGAAATGATGCCAACGGATATCTTAAAGGGGAATGA